One stretch of Streptomyces sp. 135 DNA includes these proteins:
- a CDS encoding NAD(P)-dependent oxidoreductase has product MKNAVVIGATGQTGRVAVRALAEDGWTVTAVSRTGGRDEQWPGDVREARLDRDDDAALAKVLGDGVELVVDMVAFHRGHARQYAALADRIGSAVVLSSGAVYEDARGRSFDTQDEPDGFPEYLVPLPETQPTVAPGDTTYGTRKVALEQELLALGERLPVTLLRAGAIHGPGCRTPRELYFVKRNVDGRRVRVLAHGGRSRFHPVSAHTLAELVRLAAARPGSRALNAGDPAAPTVAEIGAAVDAVMGVETRTVLVEGDPPERGVGLTPWSARHPVVYDMSAAERELGYRPVRTYADSLAETVHWLVDQLGDRDWREAFPKMAATYDPNVDLFDYAAEDAWLARQED; this is encoded by the coding sequence ATGAAGAACGCAGTGGTGATCGGCGCGACGGGACAGACCGGGCGCGTGGCCGTACGGGCTCTCGCCGAGGACGGCTGGACGGTGACGGCGGTCTCGCGGACCGGCGGGCGCGACGAGCAGTGGCCCGGTGACGTACGCGAGGCGCGGCTCGACCGGGACGACGACGCGGCGCTGGCGAAGGTGCTCGGCGACGGCGTGGAGCTGGTGGTCGACATGGTCGCCTTCCACCGGGGGCACGCCCGTCAGTACGCGGCGCTCGCCGACCGGATCGGGTCGGCCGTGGTGCTCTCCAGCGGAGCGGTGTACGAGGACGCGCGGGGGCGCAGCTTCGACACCCAGGACGAGCCGGACGGTTTCCCCGAGTACCTCGTGCCGCTCCCCGAGACCCAGCCGACGGTCGCGCCCGGCGACACCACGTACGGCACGCGCAAGGTCGCCCTGGAGCAGGAACTCCTGGCGCTCGGCGAGCGGTTGCCGGTGACGTTGCTGCGGGCCGGGGCGATCCACGGGCCGGGTTGCCGCACGCCCCGCGAGCTGTACTTCGTGAAGCGGAACGTGGACGGCAGACGGGTCCGGGTGCTCGCCCACGGCGGGCGCAGCCGCTTCCACCCGGTGAGCGCGCACACCCTCGCGGAGCTGGTGCGTCTCGCGGCGGCCCGGCCGGGCTCCCGGGCGCTCAACGCGGGAGACCCCGCCGCGCCGACCGTCGCGGAGATCGGCGCCGCCGTGGACGCGGTGATGGGTGTGGAGACGCGGACGGTGCTGGTGGAGGGTGACCCTCCGGAGCGCGGCGTCGGCCTCACCCCGTGGTCCGCACGGCACCCGGTGGTGTACGACATGTCGGCCGCGGAGCGGGAGTTGGGATATCGCCCGGTGAGGACGTACGCCGACTCCCTTGCGGAGACGGTCCATTGGCTCGTCGACCAGCTCGGCGACAGGGACTGGCGGGAGGCGTTCCCGAAGATGGCCGCGACCTATGATCCCAATGTCGATCTCTTCGACTACGCAGCGGAAGACGCCTGGTTGGCGCGACAGGAGGACTGA
- a CDS encoding YbaK/EbsC family protein, whose protein sequence is MSEQHAQYTKLVGLLDERGAAYRVIEHEPEGATEAVSALRGNTLEQAAKCIVVMVKTGKKTKRYALAVVPGDRRVDLDALKALLGGTYAGFATQEVAERLSGSVSGTILPFSFDPELELVVDPALLEHEEIFFNAARLDRSLALRTADYREIASPRIETISQ, encoded by the coding sequence GTGAGCGAGCAGCACGCCCAGTACACGAAGCTGGTGGGACTGCTGGACGAGCGGGGGGCGGCCTACCGGGTCATCGAACACGAGCCGGAGGGCGCCACGGAGGCGGTGAGCGCGCTGCGCGGGAACACCCTGGAGCAGGCCGCCAAGTGCATCGTGGTGATGGTGAAGACCGGGAAGAAGACGAAGCGGTACGCGCTGGCCGTGGTGCCGGGCGACCGGCGCGTCGACCTCGACGCGCTGAAGGCGTTGCTCGGCGGTACGTACGCCGGCTTCGCGACGCAGGAGGTGGCGGAGCGGCTCTCGGGGAGCGTGAGCGGGACGATCCTGCCGTTCTCGTTCGACCCGGAGCTCGAACTCGTCGTGGATCCCGCACTGTTGGAGCATGAGGAGATCTTCTTCAACGCGGCGCGGCTGGACCGTTCGCTGGCGCTTCGGACGGCGGACTACCGGGAGATCGCCTCGCCTCGGATCGAGACGATCTCCCAATAG
- a CDS encoding alpha/beta hydrolase — translation MRRTRGTRRTAVLGSAGALVAATLTAGAMAAPTASADAGARSGKDREARGVALAAQRAAKAGIEWRDCPADWGLEKPIQCGWVTVPLDYAKPDGKRIKIAVDRIGNTGTKEERQGALLYNPGGPGASGLRFPRRVVTKNKLWEKTAKAYDFVGFEPRGVGHSAPVSCVDPQKFVKAPKPDPVPDSEADKRVQRKLAAEYADGCQERSGALLPHMTTPNTARDLDVIRAALGEKKLNFLGVSYGTYLGAVYSTLFPTHVRRMVFDSVVNPRTDKIWYEVNLDQDVAFEKRLIDWMTWVAKNDAAFHLGDTYGEVRAQWEKLRATAKKQPLDGTVGPAELHAYFQNAPYYDSYWVEVATNWSKYAAGDPKPLIEAASPDMADKAGNAAQENGNAVYTAVECADAKWPRSWSKWDRDNTRIHRTSPFFTWGNAWMNLPCATWSSKQQRPLEIESRKGLPPTLLVQATRDAATPYPGALELHERLKGSRLVTEKDAGSHGITNIPNPCLNDRVDAYLLTGKLDASDVTCGPHATPKP, via the coding sequence TTGAGACGGACCCGAGGGACCAGGCGGACGGCGGTGCTCGGATCCGCGGGCGCCCTTGTCGCCGCCACGCTGACAGCGGGTGCGATGGCCGCGCCCACGGCGAGCGCCGACGCGGGCGCCCGGTCCGGCAAGGACCGTGAGGCGCGCGGTGTCGCGCTCGCCGCCCAGCGGGCCGCCAAGGCCGGTATCGAGTGGCGCGACTGCCCGGCCGACTGGGGCCTGGAGAAGCCCATCCAGTGCGGCTGGGTCACCGTCCCCCTCGACTACGCCAAGCCGGACGGCAAGAGGATAAAGATCGCCGTCGACCGCATAGGCAACACCGGTACCAAGGAAGAGCGTCAGGGCGCCCTCCTCTACAACCCGGGCGGCCCCGGCGCCTCCGGCCTCCGCTTCCCGCGCCGCGTCGTCACCAAGAACAAACTGTGGGAGAAGACCGCGAAGGCCTACGACTTCGTGGGCTTCGAGCCGCGCGGCGTCGGCCACTCGGCGCCCGTGTCCTGCGTGGACCCGCAGAAGTTCGTGAAGGCACCCAAGCCGGACCCGGTCCCCGACAGCGAGGCCGACAAGCGCGTCCAGCGCAAGCTCGCCGCCGAGTACGCGGACGGCTGCCAGGAGCGCAGCGGCGCGCTGCTGCCGCACATGACGACGCCGAACACCGCCCGCGACCTCGACGTCATCCGTGCCGCCCTCGGCGAGAAGAAGCTCAACTTCCTCGGCGTCTCCTACGGCACCTACCTGGGAGCCGTCTACAGCACCCTCTTCCCGACACACGTACGCCGCATGGTCTTCGACTCCGTGGTCAACCCGCGCACGGACAAGATCTGGTACGAGGTCAACCTCGACCAGGACGTCGCCTTCGAGAAGCGCCTGATCGACTGGATGACGTGGGTCGCGAAGAACGACGCCGCATTCCACCTCGGCGACACCTACGGCGAGGTCCGCGCCCAGTGGGAGAAGCTGCGCGCCACCGCGAAGAAGCAGCCGCTGGACGGGACCGTCGGCCCGGCCGAGCTGCACGCCTACTTCCAGAACGCGCCGTACTACGACTCCTACTGGGTCGAGGTCGCCACGAACTGGAGCAAGTACGCCGCCGGTGACCCCAAGCCCCTCATCGAGGCGGCGAGCCCCGACATGGCGGACAAGGCCGGCAACGCCGCCCAGGAGAACGGCAACGCCGTCTACACGGCCGTCGAGTGCGCGGACGCCAAGTGGCCGCGCAGCTGGTCGAAGTGGGACCGGGACAACACCCGCATCCACCGGACGAGCCCCTTCTTCACCTGGGGCAACGCCTGGATGAACCTGCCGTGCGCGACCTGGTCGAGCAAGCAGCAGCGTCCGCTGGAGATCGAGAGCCGCAAGGGCCTGCCGCCCACGCTGCTCGTCCAGGCCACCCGGGACGCGGCCACGCCGTACCCCGGCGCCCTCGAACTGCACGAGCGGCTCAAGGGATCGCGTCTGGTCACGGAGAAGGACGCCGGTTCGCACGGCATCACCAACATCCCGAACCCGTGCCTCAACGACCGCGTCGACGCCTACCTGTTGACCGGCAAGCTCGACGCCTCCGACGTGACGTGCGGCCCGCACGCCACGCCGAAGCCGTAA
- a CDS encoding restriction endonuclease: MARERRFDLRANAVFFILLAIILCLVVFLVRTAASIVESRPLWAGALVLVALSTVPLCRSRWRRFSAARCARRAAEVLEEAAEQAADSLGAAEEAGAARGARSDATYMPPGGEEATAVLDPPFAEDDTCAYDYAELAPDGFEEAVADLCARDACQGVEVVGGACDLGADVIAVTPDGRRVVIQCKRYGDGNKVGSQDLQRFGGTCFTVHEADVAALVTTSDFTAPALEYAQQCGIVCLDGAALEAWRDGTGPSPWEGAGRESAGSVTPGIDGS; the protein is encoded by the coding sequence GTGGCCCGCGAACGGCGTTTCGACCTGCGCGCGAACGCCGTGTTCTTCATTCTGCTCGCGATCATCCTCTGCCTCGTGGTGTTCCTGGTCCGCACCGCGGCGAGCATCGTCGAGAGCCGCCCGCTGTGGGCAGGCGCGCTCGTCCTCGTGGCGCTCTCGACCGTGCCGCTGTGCCGGTCCAGGTGGCGCCGCTTCTCCGCCGCCAGGTGTGCGCGCCGCGCCGCCGAGGTGCTTGAGGAAGCCGCGGAGCAGGCCGCCGACAGCCTCGGTGCCGCGGAGGAGGCGGGCGCGGCGCGCGGCGCGCGGAGCGATGCGACGTACATGCCGCCGGGCGGCGAGGAGGCGACCGCCGTCCTCGACCCGCCGTTCGCCGAGGACGACACCTGCGCGTACGACTACGCCGAGCTCGCCCCGGACGGATTCGAAGAGGCCGTCGCGGACCTGTGCGCCCGTGACGCGTGCCAGGGCGTGGAAGTCGTCGGTGGCGCTTGCGACTTGGGAGCGGACGTCATAGCCGTGACGCCCGACGGGCGGCGGGTCGTCATCCAGTGCAAGCGTTACGGCGACGGGAACAAGGTCGGCTCGCAGGACCTGCAGCGCTTCGGAGGGACCTGTTTCACCGTCCACGAGGCCGACGTGGCCGCACTCGTCACGACGAGCGACTTCACCGCTCCCGCCCTGGAGTACGCGCAGCAGTGCGGCATAGTCTGCCTCGACGGCGCGGCCCTGGAGGCCTGGCGTGATGGCACGGGGCCGAGCCCTTGGGAGGGGGCGGGCAGGGAGAGCGCCGGTTCGGTCACTCCAGGGATTGATGGGTCATGA
- a CDS encoding endonuclease/exonuclease/phosphatase family protein, with protein sequence MCLHSEEAMVSGTGVRLLAGAMIVVCMTLVGPSAPKGTLFARPLPAGAPEDVVPNRVMTWNICNPCNESGQNIGRAADIAMYAPQVIGLQEACVRDVERIRDHLEYQYGLVYQVEYGSVLRSWSRCGGLPWRPGGFGQAILSAAPMTDHVNVEYPDGGSEDRGYMAVTTTVDGRPTRVFNTHLAQRRQESVRAEQTDVLAAAVARHDRAIVLGDFNAEPDAPELAEMWAVAADADPECRSRATGTCEVTTDWYSKFDYIFLRDIAPAGHGVHLTRYSDHNMFHADVDLTEPT encoded by the coding sequence ATGTGTCTCCACTCCGAGGAGGCGATGGTGAGCGGAACAGGCGTGCGGTTGCTCGCGGGTGCCATGATCGTGGTCTGCATGACGCTCGTCGGCCCCAGTGCGCCCAAGGGCACCCTCTTCGCCAGGCCGCTGCCCGCCGGCGCCCCCGAAGATGTCGTACCGAACCGGGTCATGACATGGAACATCTGCAATCCCTGCAACGAGAGCGGACAGAACATCGGCCGGGCGGCGGACATCGCCATGTACGCGCCCCAGGTCATCGGCCTGCAAGAAGCATGTGTGCGGGACGTCGAGAGGATCCGGGACCATCTGGAGTACCAGTACGGACTCGTCTACCAGGTCGAGTACGGGTCCGTGCTCCGCAGTTGGAGCCGCTGCGGAGGGCTGCCGTGGCGTCCGGGGGGCTTCGGGCAGGCCATCCTCTCGGCGGCACCGATGACGGACCACGTGAACGTGGAGTACCCCGACGGCGGATCCGAGGACCGCGGGTACATGGCGGTCACCACCACCGTGGACGGCCGGCCCACTCGGGTCTTCAACACGCACCTCGCCCAACGACGCCAGGAATCGGTCCGCGCGGAACAGACCGACGTACTCGCCGCGGCCGTCGCGCGACACGACCGCGCGATCGTTCTCGGCGACTTCAACGCCGAGCCGGACGCCCCGGAACTCGCCGAGATGTGGGCGGTGGCCGCGGACGCCGACCCTGAGTGCCGTTCCCGGGCCACCGGCACCTGCGAGGTGACGACCGACTGGTACAGCAAGTTCGACTACATCTTCCTGCGGGACATCGCCCCGGCCGGACACGGTGTGCATCTCACGCGGTACTCGGACCACAACATGTTTCACGCCGACGTGGATCTGACCGAGCCGACCTGA
- a CDS encoding SAM-dependent methyltransferase: MGSEPADLHDIDTSLPHSARVWNYWLGGKDHYESDQKAGDAYKEKFPLIVPMARESRDVLRRSVTWMAREGVNQFLDVGAGLPTANNTHEIAQRIAPDSRVVYVDHDPIVLMHVDTLLHSTPEGATDYVLADMRDTDTILRGAARTLDMSRPVGLVINDVLGHIDPWEDVLTLVRGLVSGLPSGSYVSLTHADADDELHRSVQEEYNNSGAIPYILRGPEQTVSLFDGLELVDPGFVPWPKWKPDAAMPGSLTMRAGWVGVARVP, encoded by the coding sequence GTGGGCAGTGAACCAGCGGACCTCCACGACATAGACACGTCCCTTCCGCACAGCGCACGTGTCTGGAACTACTGGCTGGGCGGCAAGGACCATTACGAATCCGACCAGAAGGCCGGTGACGCCTACAAGGAGAAGTTTCCGCTGATCGTCCCGATGGCCCGGGAGTCACGCGACGTGCTGCGCCGCTCGGTGACCTGGATGGCGCGGGAAGGTGTCAACCAGTTCCTGGACGTGGGTGCCGGGCTGCCCACGGCCAACAACACCCACGAGATCGCTCAGCGCATAGCGCCGGACAGCCGGGTGGTCTACGTGGACCACGACCCGATCGTCCTCATGCACGTCGACACGCTCCTGCACAGCACCCCTGAAGGCGCGACCGACTATGTGCTGGCGGACATGCGGGACACCGACACGATCCTTCGCGGCGCGGCCAGAACGCTGGACATGTCCCGGCCCGTCGGTCTCGTCATCAATGACGTGCTGGGCCATATCGACCCCTGGGAAGACGTTCTGACCCTGGTGCGTGGTCTGGTCTCCGGTCTTCCCTCGGGCAGCTACGTCTCACTGACCCACGCCGACGCCGACGACGAACTGCACCGCAGCGTGCAGGAGGAGTACAACAACTCCGGCGCCATTCCCTACATTCTGCGCGGCCCGGAGCAGACGGTCTCCCTTTTCGACGGCCTTGAGCTCGTCGACCCCGGTTTCGTCCCGTGGCCGAAGTGGAAGCCGGACGCGGCCATGCCCGGTTCACTGACCATGCGGGCCGGATGGGTCGGTGTGGCACGGGTGCCGTGA
- a CDS encoding urease accessory protein UreD: MRATARVEARADGRGGTALPVLDGEGPLALRRTRSTGPAARVTLVGAMSGPLGGDHLTVEATARAGASLHIATAAATLALPGQTKEPAHYDVRLTVAEGAELRWLPEQLISVRDSDLRVTTRADLAAGARLVLREEQVLGRTGEDSGRLTSRLTVRRAGTLLLDQELSCGPGAPGGWDGAAVLGGHRAVGQLLVVRPEFEQGAPRAAPLGEWAALTPLAGPGVLVTAVAPDALRVRRTLDEALRDLCG, encoded by the coding sequence CTGCGGGCCACCGCCCGCGTCGAGGCGCGCGCGGACGGCCGTGGCGGCACCGCCCTGCCCGTGCTCGACGGCGAGGGCCCGCTCGCCCTGCGCCGCACCCGCTCGACCGGCCCCGCGGCGCGCGTCACACTGGTCGGCGCGATGAGCGGCCCCCTCGGCGGTGACCACCTCACCGTCGAGGCCACCGCGCGGGCAGGGGCATCGCTGCACATCGCCACGGCCGCGGCGACCCTGGCACTGCCGGGCCAGACCAAGGAGCCGGCGCACTACGACGTACGCCTCACCGTGGCCGAGGGCGCCGAACTGCGCTGGCTGCCGGAGCAGTTGATCTCCGTACGCGACAGCGACCTGCGGGTCACGACGCGTGCGGATCTCGCCGCGGGGGCCCGCCTGGTGCTGCGCGAGGAGCAGGTCCTCGGCCGCACCGGCGAGGACTCCGGTCGCCTGACCAGCCGCCTCACCGTGCGCCGGGCGGGCACTCTGCTGCTCGACCAGGAACTGTCGTGCGGCCCCGGAGCCCCCGGCGGCTGGGACGGCGCCGCGGTCCTCGGGGGGCACCGCGCCGTAGGCCAACTGCTCGTCGTACGACCGGAGTTCGAGCAGGGTGCCCCGCGGGCCGCGCCGCTGGGGGAGTGGGCGGCGCTCACGCCGCTGGCTGGACCCGGTGTCCTGGTCACCGCCGTCGCCCCGGACGCCCTGCGGGTACGCCGCACGCTGGACGAGGCCCTGCGCGATCTGTGCGGGTGA